One Coccinella septempunctata chromosome 1, icCocSept1.1, whole genome shotgun sequence DNA window includes the following coding sequences:
- the LOC123322952 gene encoding ubiquitin carboxyl-terminal hydrolase 5 isoform X1 has translation MDLLQQYLNNIRIPKSGDKVYKDECVYSFDNPESDTGLYVSLFSFIGLGREYLEKYYNKTGDAVFLHIRREKSEVCCQQQGDGPEKKITRLAIGVEGGFSADPGKKYEYTDHCSIVILPSYTTIAWPNADLPEIVKQSVEAIFELPSANKLAELESLKGTWDGEARIISKHAQNLQQLANGKKIPPSGWKCEQCDKTDNLWLNLTDGSILCGRRFYDGSGGNNHAVEHYSTTGYPLAVKLGTITKEGKGDVFSYSEDDMVEDPLLVQHLAHWGINIANMEKTEKSMVELELELNQKTNEWSALTEKDGKLKPLYGPGYTGMVNMGNSCYLNSIMQVLFSIPDFAKTYYEERENLLNQFHGDPAEDFNIQMAKIGHGLLSGKYSVPPVQDSTEDANPEGICPSMFKNLVGKGHPEFSTKKQQDVQEFLLHLLTILERNTKNMDNPGECFKFQIEERYQCSDSKKVKYLTRSDVILPLMIPMDAATNKEEVASYEARKAELEAQGKHVDPNLLVRPKIKFFSCLEVFSQSEVINNFYSTAAGKVVTARKTTRLASFPDYLVIQLKKFMLREDWVPIKLDVSIEMPDEIDFAALRGNGLQDDEELLPEPDNPPPMPPMDQEVLKQLTDMGFPPESCKRAVFNTHNSGLEAATAWIMEHIADSDFADPFVPPGTESAKFNANPESLSIIMSMGFSEDHALKALKATDNNVERAMDWIFSHQSELEGSSAPSQPEFKDGNSKYKLVAFISHMGTSTMVGHYVVHILKDGCWVIFNDEKVALSENPPKDLGYMYFYKRI, from the exons ATGGATCTATTACAGCAATATCTCAATAACATTAGAATTCCTAAATCTGGCGACAAAGTTTATAAGGACGAATGTGTTTATTCATTCGATAATCCG GAAAGCGATACCGGTCTCTATGTGAGCCTATTTTCCTTCATTGGTTTGGGGCGCGAATATcttgaaaaatattataataagaCTGGAGATGCAGTGTTTCTACATATAAGAAGAGAAAAGAGTGAA GTATGCTGTCAACAGCAAGGCGATGGTCCAGAGAAAAAGATTACTCGTTTAGCAATTGGAGTTGAAGGAGGCTTTTCTGCCGACCCTGGAAAAAAGTATGAGTACACAGATCATTGTAGTATTGTTATATTACCATCATATACAACAATTGCCTGGCCCAATGCAGATCTTCCAGAAATT GTTAAACAGTCAGTTGAAGCTATTTTTGAATTGCCATCTGCAAATAAGTTGGCAGAACTAGAATCTCTGAAAGGAACTTGGGATGGAGAAGCTAGAATTATATCAAAGCATGCACAAAATCTCCAACAACTAGctaatgggaaaaaaattccTCCTTCTGGGTGGAAATGTGAACAGTGCGACAAGACAGACAATCTTTGGCTCAATCTAACTGATGGATCTATTCTATGTGGAAGAAGGTTCTACGATGGTTCTGGTGGAAATAACCATGCAGTGGAGCATTACAGTACAACAGGTTATCCGTTGGCTGTCAAATTAGGGACCATTACCAAAGAAGGGAAGGGTGACGTTTTTAGTTATAGTGAAGATGATATGGTAGAAGACCCCCTGCTTGTTCAACATCTTGCTCATTGGG GCATAAATATTGCCAACATGGAGAAAACTGAGAAATCGATGGTCGAACTTGAGCTTGAACTCAATCAGAAAACCAACGAATGGTCGGCTCTAACAGAGAAAGATGGCAAGTTGAAACCTTTATATGGACCCGGTTATACGGGAATGGTAAATATGGGTAACAGCTGCTATTTAAACAGCATTATGCAAGTTCTCTTCTCGATCCCCGATTTTGCCAAAACCTATTATGAAGAAAGGGAAAATCTTCTGAACCAGTTTCATGGGGACCccgctgaagatttcaataTACAGAT GGCAAAAATTGGACATGGTCTGTTGTCCGGAAAATACTCTGTTCCTCCAGTTCAGGATTCCACCGAAGATGCAAATCCTGAGGGTATTTGCCcctcgatgttcaaaaatttggtTGGTAAAGGCCACCCCGAGTTCTCCACCAAAAAACAGCAAGACGTCCAAGAATTTTTGCTCCATTTACTGACCATTCTGGAGCGTAACACCAAAAATATGGACAATCCGGGAGAGtgtttcaagtttcagatcgaGGAAAGGTACCAATGTAGCGATTCCAAAAAGGTCAAATATTTAACAAGATCAGACGTTATCTTACCCCTCATGATACCCATGGACGCGGCAACGAATAAAGAAGAG GTAGCGTCGTACGAGGCGAGAAAGGCGGAATTGGAGGCTCAGGGTAAACACGTTGATCCCAACCTGCTGGTTAGGCCGAAGATCAAGTTTTTCTCTTGTCTGGAAGTGTTTTCCCAATCTGAGGTGATCAACAATTTTTACAGTACCGCTGCTGGTAAAGTTGTGACGGCTAGGAA GACCACGAGATTGGCTTCGTTCCCGGACTATTTGGTCATTCAGTTGAAGAAATTCATGCTGAGGGAAGATTGGGTCCCCATAAAACTGGACGTTTCTATCGAGATGCCCGACGAGATCGATTTTGCGGCCTTGAGGGGTAACGGTCTTCAGGACGACGAGGAACTGTTACCCGAACCAGACAACCCACCACCGATGCCTCCGATGGACCAGGAAGTCCTCAAACAGCTCACAGATATGG GCTTCCCTCCGGAGTCCTGCAAGAGGGCCGTGTTCAACACGCATAATTCGGGTCTGGAGGCTGCGACCGCCTGGATCATGGAGCACATCGCCGACTCTGATTTCGCCGATCCTTTTGTGCCGCCAGGTACCGAGAGTGCCAAGTTCAACGCTAACCCCGAATCTCTGTCGATCATAATGTCGATGGGTTTTTCCGAAGATCACGCTTTGAAAGCCTTGAAGGCGACGGATAACAACGTGGAGAGGGCGATGGATTGGATATTTTCCCATCAGAGCGAACTGGAGGGCAGCAGTGCACCGTCTCAGCCCGAATTCAAGGATGGAAATTCCA aatacaAGCTTGTTGCGTTTATCTCGCACATGGGAACTTCCACAATGGTTGGACATTATGTTGTTCACATACTGAAAGATGGCTGCTGGGTCATTTTCAACGATGAGAAAGTGGCATTGTCAGAGAATCCACCGAAAGATCTAGGATACATGTATTTCTACAAAAGGATATGA
- the LOC123322952 gene encoding ubiquitin carboxyl-terminal hydrolase 5 isoform X2 — protein sequence MDLLQQYLNNIRIPKSGDKVYKDECVYSFDNPESDTGLYVSLFSFIGLGREYLEKYYNKTGDAVFLHIRREKSEQGDGPEKKITRLAIGVEGGFSADPGKKYEYTDHCSIVILPSYTTIAWPNADLPEIVKQSVEAIFELPSANKLAELESLKGTWDGEARIISKHAQNLQQLANGKKIPPSGWKCEQCDKTDNLWLNLTDGSILCGRRFYDGSGGNNHAVEHYSTTGYPLAVKLGTITKEGKGDVFSYSEDDMVEDPLLVQHLAHWGINIANMEKTEKSMVELELELNQKTNEWSALTEKDGKLKPLYGPGYTGMVNMGNSCYLNSIMQVLFSIPDFAKTYYEERENLLNQFHGDPAEDFNIQMAKIGHGLLSGKYSVPPVQDSTEDANPEGICPSMFKNLVGKGHPEFSTKKQQDVQEFLLHLLTILERNTKNMDNPGECFKFQIEERYQCSDSKKVKYLTRSDVILPLMIPMDAATNKEEVASYEARKAELEAQGKHVDPNLLVRPKIKFFSCLEVFSQSEVINNFYSTAAGKVVTARKTTRLASFPDYLVIQLKKFMLREDWVPIKLDVSIEMPDEIDFAALRGNGLQDDEELLPEPDNPPPMPPMDQEVLKQLTDMGFPPESCKRAVFNTHNSGLEAATAWIMEHIADSDFADPFVPPGTESAKFNANPESLSIIMSMGFSEDHALKALKATDNNVERAMDWIFSHQSELEGSSAPSQPEFKDGNSKYKLVAFISHMGTSTMVGHYVVHILKDGCWVIFNDEKVALSENPPKDLGYMYFYKRI from the exons ATGGATCTATTACAGCAATATCTCAATAACATTAGAATTCCTAAATCTGGCGACAAAGTTTATAAGGACGAATGTGTTTATTCATTCGATAATCCG GAAAGCGATACCGGTCTCTATGTGAGCCTATTTTCCTTCATTGGTTTGGGGCGCGAATATcttgaaaaatattataataagaCTGGAGATGCAGTGTTTCTACATATAAGAAGAGAAAAGAGTGAA CAAGGCGATGGTCCAGAGAAAAAGATTACTCGTTTAGCAATTGGAGTTGAAGGAGGCTTTTCTGCCGACCCTGGAAAAAAGTATGAGTACACAGATCATTGTAGTATTGTTATATTACCATCATATACAACAATTGCCTGGCCCAATGCAGATCTTCCAGAAATT GTTAAACAGTCAGTTGAAGCTATTTTTGAATTGCCATCTGCAAATAAGTTGGCAGAACTAGAATCTCTGAAAGGAACTTGGGATGGAGAAGCTAGAATTATATCAAAGCATGCACAAAATCTCCAACAACTAGctaatgggaaaaaaattccTCCTTCTGGGTGGAAATGTGAACAGTGCGACAAGACAGACAATCTTTGGCTCAATCTAACTGATGGATCTATTCTATGTGGAAGAAGGTTCTACGATGGTTCTGGTGGAAATAACCATGCAGTGGAGCATTACAGTACAACAGGTTATCCGTTGGCTGTCAAATTAGGGACCATTACCAAAGAAGGGAAGGGTGACGTTTTTAGTTATAGTGAAGATGATATGGTAGAAGACCCCCTGCTTGTTCAACATCTTGCTCATTGGG GCATAAATATTGCCAACATGGAGAAAACTGAGAAATCGATGGTCGAACTTGAGCTTGAACTCAATCAGAAAACCAACGAATGGTCGGCTCTAACAGAGAAAGATGGCAAGTTGAAACCTTTATATGGACCCGGTTATACGGGAATGGTAAATATGGGTAACAGCTGCTATTTAAACAGCATTATGCAAGTTCTCTTCTCGATCCCCGATTTTGCCAAAACCTATTATGAAGAAAGGGAAAATCTTCTGAACCAGTTTCATGGGGACCccgctgaagatttcaataTACAGAT GGCAAAAATTGGACATGGTCTGTTGTCCGGAAAATACTCTGTTCCTCCAGTTCAGGATTCCACCGAAGATGCAAATCCTGAGGGTATTTGCCcctcgatgttcaaaaatttggtTGGTAAAGGCCACCCCGAGTTCTCCACCAAAAAACAGCAAGACGTCCAAGAATTTTTGCTCCATTTACTGACCATTCTGGAGCGTAACACCAAAAATATGGACAATCCGGGAGAGtgtttcaagtttcagatcgaGGAAAGGTACCAATGTAGCGATTCCAAAAAGGTCAAATATTTAACAAGATCAGACGTTATCTTACCCCTCATGATACCCATGGACGCGGCAACGAATAAAGAAGAG GTAGCGTCGTACGAGGCGAGAAAGGCGGAATTGGAGGCTCAGGGTAAACACGTTGATCCCAACCTGCTGGTTAGGCCGAAGATCAAGTTTTTCTCTTGTCTGGAAGTGTTTTCCCAATCTGAGGTGATCAACAATTTTTACAGTACCGCTGCTGGTAAAGTTGTGACGGCTAGGAA GACCACGAGATTGGCTTCGTTCCCGGACTATTTGGTCATTCAGTTGAAGAAATTCATGCTGAGGGAAGATTGGGTCCCCATAAAACTGGACGTTTCTATCGAGATGCCCGACGAGATCGATTTTGCGGCCTTGAGGGGTAACGGTCTTCAGGACGACGAGGAACTGTTACCCGAACCAGACAACCCACCACCGATGCCTCCGATGGACCAGGAAGTCCTCAAACAGCTCACAGATATGG GCTTCCCTCCGGAGTCCTGCAAGAGGGCCGTGTTCAACACGCATAATTCGGGTCTGGAGGCTGCGACCGCCTGGATCATGGAGCACATCGCCGACTCTGATTTCGCCGATCCTTTTGTGCCGCCAGGTACCGAGAGTGCCAAGTTCAACGCTAACCCCGAATCTCTGTCGATCATAATGTCGATGGGTTTTTCCGAAGATCACGCTTTGAAAGCCTTGAAGGCGACGGATAACAACGTGGAGAGGGCGATGGATTGGATATTTTCCCATCAGAGCGAACTGGAGGGCAGCAGTGCACCGTCTCAGCCCGAATTCAAGGATGGAAATTCCA aatacaAGCTTGTTGCGTTTATCTCGCACATGGGAACTTCCACAATGGTTGGACATTATGTTGTTCACATACTGAAAGATGGCTGCTGGGTCATTTTCAACGATGAGAAAGTGGCATTGTCAGAGAATCCACCGAAAGATCTAGGATACATGTATTTCTACAAAAGGATATGA
- the LOC123322950 gene encoding phosphatidylserine lipase ABHD16A isoform X1, whose product MSLSTIWKCIFSPRLIKVYGTSSNLYQPSNYEKWGDQVISSLYMIWKLGLYTSPFIVGILYHKDYFTHEGLLSLTKFVTSIGVILVISYISRGLGRSFDDTYKNFIKALEEVNQEITPITKRNISAYDFEFYAWPIEYNLQQLNGSNKVSTSAFNPMPHGNMLDNLLQLPFRIAAAVAIHTFGIRLIYPGSLGILKIILDKALIQGRSRYVEYFRGERFKIRTSDGNDLDTMFVDRRTNLPNGNTLVICCEGNAGFYEIGIMGTPLEAGYSALGWNHPGFGGSSGTPYPPQEQNAIDAVMQFAINKLGFKVENIVIFAWSIGGYTATWASMNYPDIKGLVLDATFDDILPLAVNHMPAIISPVVDLAIREHANLNVAEQLVEYPGPVLFIRRTADEIICTKEGDITTNRGNFLLKKLLWRRYPLIFGSSQMNLLEEFLSLPSSKQDTLLRTHEVNESECISLLQSYISEYSKSFPLKIGEDFGTLEKNKMSLFLASKYLKDFKSTHCTMLPPEMFQLPWDINVESDFVFT is encoded by the exons ATGTCTTTAAGTACGATATGGAAATGTATCTTTTCACCAAGATTGATCAAAGTATATGGAACGAGCTCG aatttgtatcaaCCGTCAAATTACGAAAAATGGGGTGATCAAGTCATTAGTTCA CTCTATATGATATGGAAATTGGGCCTCTACACATCGCCCTTTATCGTGGGAATATTATACCATAAAGATTACTTCACTCATGAAGGCCTGTTGTCTCTAACAAAATTTGTGACAAGTATTGGAGTGATACTTGTAATATCGTACATATCAAGAGGGCTAGGTAGGTCCTTTGATGATACCTACAAAAACTTCATTAAAGCTCTGGAGGAAGTAAATCAAGAAATTACACCAATCACCAAGCGCAATATCTCTGCCTATGATTTTGAATTTTACGCTTGGCCCATCGAGTATAATCTTCAACAACTTAATGG ATCAAACAAAGTTTCAACTTCTGCTTTCAATCCAATGCCACATGGTAATATGCTTGATAATTTGCTGCAATTGCCATTTAGAATAGCAGCAGCAGTTGCTATACATACCTTTGGTATTCGTCTAATTTATCCTGGATCACTAGGGATTctgaaaattattttag ATAAAGCTCTCATTCAAGGTCGTTCAAGGTATGTGGAATATTTTAGAGGGGAACGTTTCAAAATTAGAACTTCAGATGGGAATGATCTAGATACAATGTTCGTTGACAGAAGAACTAATTTACCGAACGGTAATACACTTGTAATATGTTGCGAAGGGAACGCTGGATTCTACGAAATTGGCATTATGGGGACACCTCTTGAAGCAGGATATTCAGCTTTAGGATGGAATCACCCCGGATTTGGAGGCAGCAGT gGAACTCCTTATCCTCCTCAAGAACAAAATGCAATAGATGCAGTCATGCAGTTTGCTATCAACAAGCTTGGTTTCAAGGTTGAAAATATCGTTATATTCGCTTGGAGCATTGGTGGATACACAGCAACTTGGGCATCAATGAATTATCCTGATATTAAAGGATTG GTATTGGATGCGACATTCGATGATATTTTACCATTAGCGGTAAACCATATGCCAGCTATAATAAGTCCTGTAGTTGATTTAGCTATAAGGGAGCATGCTAACCTCAACGTTGCAGAACAGTTGGTTGAATACCCAGGACCTGTGTTATTCATACGACGGACTGCTGACGAAATCATTTGCACCAA aGAAGGTGACATAACAACAAACAGAGGCAACTTTCTTCTCAAGAAATTATTGTGGAGAAGGTATCCCTTAATTTTCGGATCTTCCCAAATGAATCTCCTGGAAGAATTCCTCAGTTTGCCATCATCTAAACAAG ATACATTGCTACGAACCCATGAAGTGAACGAAAGTGAATGTATTTCTTTACTTCAATCTTATATATCCGAGTATTCCAAATCATTTCCTTTGAAAATTGGAGAAGATTTTGGTACCTTGGAGAAGAATAAAATGTCACTTTTCTTA GCGAGCAAATATTTGAAAGACTTCAAGAGTACACATTGCACGATGCTTCCCCCAGAAATGTTTCAACTACCTTGGGATATAAATGTAGAAAGTGATTTCGTATTCACGTAA
- the LOC123322951 gene encoding enoyl-CoA delta isomerase 2: MDVTLENKVRKLVLNRPSKKNAITIEMYENITNILNDDATNDDVIVTIITGKGEYFSSGTDFFSSLAQTEVDSTQKVKEMIDAFINYPKILIAVVNGPAIGIAATCISLCDIIYCSDRATFEIPFIRLGFSLEGCSSLLYPILLGKSKSSEMLFLNHILTANEAYKLGFVAQVVPADKLEEFIKSLLKFGALPRETVIRNKKLLMRWSKEALLKCNEVEKQILDESVKSDDFINALSSFVAKKSKL; encoded by the coding sequence ATGGATGTTACTTTAGAAAAcaaagtgagaaaattggtgTTAAATAGACCTTCCAAAAAAAATGCAATCACAATTGAAATGTACGAGAATATCACCAATATTTTGAATGATGATGCGACCAATGATGATGTGATTGTAACTATTATCACTGGGAAAGGAGAATACTTCAGTAGTGGCACTGATTTTTTCTCATCCCTTGCACAGACGGAAGTAGATTCGACGCAAAAAGTGAAAGAAATGATAGATGCCTTCATTAATTATCCAAAAATACTAATAGCAGTTGTGAATGGACCTGCAATAGGAATCGCAGCTACATGTATATCTCTATGTGACATAATTTATTGTTCAGATAGGGCAACCTTTGAAATTCCTTTCATCCGTCTTGGATTTAGCTTGGAGGGTTGTTCGAGCCTTCTTTACCCAATATTACTTGGAAAAAGCAAGTCCTCAGAAATGTTATTCCTCAATCATATTCTAACAGCCAATGAAGCTTATAAATTAGGGTTTGTTGCACAAGTAGTGCCTGCTGATAAGTTAGAGGAATTCATAAAGTCTTTATTGAAATTTGGGGCTCTTCCTAGGGAAACAGTTATAAGGAATAAGAAATTATTGATGAGGTGGTCAAAGGAAGCATTGTTGAAATGTAACGAGGTGGAGAAACAGATTTTGGATGAGAGTGTCAAATCCGATGACTTTATAAATGCTTTATCTTCCTTTGTAGCAAAGAAAAGTAAATTGTGA
- the LOC123322953 gene encoding aldehyde dehydrogenase 1-like, translating to MSFKKINCELIKDVFESMKYVEKKEDFRGAMGEFLKHQTTEELKVLLSSISKNDKWSELSNENRSDLLDKFATEIEKAIDSFAELERRIKKVETVFLKEKSLPYLVKTLRYYANLCQLVKVGQKGLVVCKLSDNSCISLLGYTLGPALATGFKVLFVSSPKMGCFIEFIVSLALRVGFPKETISVISEDNNLDVVLKHATVVHCFDNVDDKFQSERMLGIVPLLMPIIIFDSSDLDSACDSVINSTWKDQLVFTSLAKEIFVQETIYEVFIKKLKDKINFSTSKLGNNNFSETLQNLLLDAEKNGVETYTSHYGHVLFLGGRVISKDSSAAPCASVSAFRNIDEAIALANNNVQGFSASVWTENIGIANYVAQKLDVCNVWINSFGIYSPDVTFTPRKLSGKGYFGGLQGFHDLLFYNKDIMGFTGSKVSYEEKDILKSITSAKNAQPKWKSIEKSVKIKQFSALIKFIENNKNKFKNDEISEEWFREWKTFFYQYIDSNQNPSILSPYKEYNLNISYSPKGVLVAEFTKYISNHNKRLLIASILQGNCLVVLNQYDKLQGFYNELSEQLPTGVLKVLPYSYGASGAAVKNPMVDCYFNEYKIDEKLGLCDKFMSVSNCWSDVNNKVSYVKNVWSNIGQGYLV from the coding sequence atgagtttcaagaaaataaatTGTGAATTAATCAAAGATGTGTTTGAAAGCATGAAATACGTTGAGAAAAAAGAAGACTTCAGAGGTGCAATGGGGGAATTTCTCAAACATCAAACAACGGAGGAGCTAAAAGTACTCTTATCATCAATCAGCAAAAATGATAAATGGAGCGAATTGAGCAATGAAAATAGATCCGATTTACTTGATAAATTCgctacagaaattgaaaaagcAATAGATTCCTTCGCTGAATTGGAAAGAAGGATAAAGAAAGTTGAAACAGTTTTCTTGAAGGAAAAATCTCTTCCATATTTGGTGAAAACTTTGAGATATTATGCCAATTTGTGTCAATTAGTGAAAGTAGGTCAAAAAGGACTTGTAGTATGTAAGTTAAGTGATAATAGTTGTATTTCATTGTTGGGCTATACCCTCGGCCCTGCGTTAGCCACTGGATTCAAAGTGTTGTTTGTCAGTTCCCCTAAAATGGGATGCTTTATTGAATTCATCGTATCTTTAGCATTGAGAGTAGGTTTCCCCAAAGAAACCATATCAGTTATATCTGAGGATAATAATTTAGATGTAGTGTTGAAGCATGCTACAGTTGTCCATTGCTTCGATAatgtagatgataaatttcAGAGCGAAAGAATGCTCGGAATTGTGCCTTTGctgatgccaatcataatttTTGATAGTTCCGATTTAGATTCTGCATGTGATTCAGTAATAAATTCTACTTGGAAAGATCAACTAGTATTCACATCTTTAGCTAAGGAAATTTTTGTACAAGAAACTATATATGaagtattcataaaaaaattgaaagacaAAATTAATTTCAGTACTTCCAAATTGGGCAACAATAATTTCTCAGAAACATTGCAGAACCTCCTATTAGATGCTGAAAAGAATGGTGTGGAAACATATACTTCCCACTATGGTCATGTTTTATTTCTTGGCGGTAGGGTTATTAGTAAAGATTCCAGTGCTGCACCATGTGCTTCAGTGTCAGCGTTCAGAAATATAGATGAAGCTATTGCGTTAGCTAATAATAATGTTCAAGGATTCTCAGCATCAGTTTGGACAGAAAATATTGGCATAGCAAATTATGTGGCACAGAAACTGGATGTTTGTAATGTCTGGATAAATTCTTTCGGTATTTACTCCCCAGATGTTACTTTCACACCACGGAAATTGAGTGGAAAAGGATATTTTGGTGGACTTCAAGGTTTTCATGACCTCCTCTTTTACAACAAGGATATTATGGGTTTTACAGGGAGTAAAGTATCTTATGAAGaaaaggatatattgaaatctATAACTTCTGCAAAAAATGCTCAACCTAAATGGAAATCAATCGAAAAATCTGTAAAAATAAAGCAGTTCAGTGCCTTGatcaaattcattgaaaataacaagaataaatttaaaaatgatgaaatttcTGAAGAATGGTTCCGTGAATGGAAAACGTTCTTTTATCAATATATAGATTCAAATCAAAATCCTTCGATATTATCACCTTATAAAGAATACAATCTTAATATTTCCTACTCGCCTAAAGGTGTGCTGGTTGCTGAATTCACCAAGTACATCAGTAACCACAATAAGCGATTGCTGATTGCCAGTATTCTACAAGGAAATTGCTTAGTTGTGCTCAATCAGTATGATAAATTGCAAGgattttataatgagctgtctGAACAATTACCTACAGGTGTTCTTAAAGTTCTTCCCTATAGTTATGGAGCCAGCGGTGCTGCAGTCAAGAATCCAATGGTTGATTGTTATTTCAATGAATACAAAATAGATGAGAAGTTGGGATTATGTGATAAATTTATGTCGGTTAGTAATTGCTGGTCGGATGTTAACAACAAAGTTTCTTATGTCAAAAATGTATGGTCCAATATTGGACAAGGGTATCTTGTTTAA
- the LOC123322950 gene encoding phosphatidylserine lipase ABHD16A isoform X2: MSLSTIWKCIFSPRLIKVYGTSSNLYQPSNYEKWGDQVISSLYMIWKLGLYTSPFIVGILYHKDYFTHEGLLSLTKFVTSIGVILVISYISRGLGRSFDDTYKNFIKALEEVNQEITPITKRNISAYDFEFYAWPIEYNLQQLNGSNKVSTSAFNPMPHGNMLDNLLQLPFRIAAAVAIHTFGIRLIYPGSLGILKIILDKALIQGRSRYVEYFRGERFKIRTSDGNDLDTMFVDRRTNLPNGNTLVICCEGNAGFYEIGIMGTPLEAGYSALGWNHPGFGGSSGTPYPPQEQNAIDAVMQFAINKLGFKVENIVIFAWSIGGYTATWASMNYPDIKGLVLDATFDDILPLAVNHMPAIISPVVDLAIREHANLNVAEQLVEYPGPVLFIRRTADEIICTKEGDITTNRGNFLLKKLLWRRYPLIFGSSQMNLLEEFLSLPSSKQDTLLRTHEVNESECISLLQSYISEYSKSFPLKIGEDFGTLEKNKMSLFLASKYLKDFKSTHCTMLPPEMFQLPWDIN; this comes from the exons ATGTCTTTAAGTACGATATGGAAATGTATCTTTTCACCAAGATTGATCAAAGTATATGGAACGAGCTCG aatttgtatcaaCCGTCAAATTACGAAAAATGGGGTGATCAAGTCATTAGTTCA CTCTATATGATATGGAAATTGGGCCTCTACACATCGCCCTTTATCGTGGGAATATTATACCATAAAGATTACTTCACTCATGAAGGCCTGTTGTCTCTAACAAAATTTGTGACAAGTATTGGAGTGATACTTGTAATATCGTACATATCAAGAGGGCTAGGTAGGTCCTTTGATGATACCTACAAAAACTTCATTAAAGCTCTGGAGGAAGTAAATCAAGAAATTACACCAATCACCAAGCGCAATATCTCTGCCTATGATTTTGAATTTTACGCTTGGCCCATCGAGTATAATCTTCAACAACTTAATGG ATCAAACAAAGTTTCAACTTCTGCTTTCAATCCAATGCCACATGGTAATATGCTTGATAATTTGCTGCAATTGCCATTTAGAATAGCAGCAGCAGTTGCTATACATACCTTTGGTATTCGTCTAATTTATCCTGGATCACTAGGGATTctgaaaattattttag ATAAAGCTCTCATTCAAGGTCGTTCAAGGTATGTGGAATATTTTAGAGGGGAACGTTTCAAAATTAGAACTTCAGATGGGAATGATCTAGATACAATGTTCGTTGACAGAAGAACTAATTTACCGAACGGTAATACACTTGTAATATGTTGCGAAGGGAACGCTGGATTCTACGAAATTGGCATTATGGGGACACCTCTTGAAGCAGGATATTCAGCTTTAGGATGGAATCACCCCGGATTTGGAGGCAGCAGT gGAACTCCTTATCCTCCTCAAGAACAAAATGCAATAGATGCAGTCATGCAGTTTGCTATCAACAAGCTTGGTTTCAAGGTTGAAAATATCGTTATATTCGCTTGGAGCATTGGTGGATACACAGCAACTTGGGCATCAATGAATTATCCTGATATTAAAGGATTG GTATTGGATGCGACATTCGATGATATTTTACCATTAGCGGTAAACCATATGCCAGCTATAATAAGTCCTGTAGTTGATTTAGCTATAAGGGAGCATGCTAACCTCAACGTTGCAGAACAGTTGGTTGAATACCCAGGACCTGTGTTATTCATACGACGGACTGCTGACGAAATCATTTGCACCAA aGAAGGTGACATAACAACAAACAGAGGCAACTTTCTTCTCAAGAAATTATTGTGGAGAAGGTATCCCTTAATTTTCGGATCTTCCCAAATGAATCTCCTGGAAGAATTCCTCAGTTTGCCATCATCTAAACAAG ATACATTGCTACGAACCCATGAAGTGAACGAAAGTGAATGTATTTCTTTACTTCAATCTTATATATCCGAGTATTCCAAATCATTTCCTTTGAAAATTGGAGAAGATTTTGGTACCTTGGAGAAGAATAAAATGTCACTTTTCTTA GCGAGCAAATATTTGAAAGACTTCAAGAGTACACATTGCACGATGCTTCCCCCAGAAATGTTTCAACTACCTTGGGATATAAAT TGA